The Nasonia vitripennis strain AsymCx chromosome 1 unlocalized genomic scaffold, Nvit_psr_1.1 chr1_random0002, whole genome shotgun sequence genome has a window encoding:
- the LOC107981734 gene encoding uncharacterized protein LOC107981734 — protein MDHHEIVREIAELGHAYIEYNEIIRRKRRLRRWWSKPLIRHNYLTGYGSYRSVFTYFKLNDEEEFIQFTRMNVQAFKYLYTLVHAALIKRSIRPALPPELRLSLTLNYLAHGDSIIKHKWFYSIGMSTIKDDFMTDLHVPNCLGAIDGRHCRIRKLPNSGSLFFNYKKFYSIVLMVCCDSKKRFIWTNIGDYGSFNDAGIFNNTDLGRGLQQGLIDLPPPKPLPNSNIISPNFFIGDVLRNP, from the exons ATGGATCACCATGAGATTGTAAGAGAGATTGCTGAATTAGGCCATGcatatattgaatataatgaaattataagaagaaaaagaaggttAAGACGCTGGTGGAGTAAACCTTTGATTCGGCATAATTACTTAACTGGATATGGCAGTTATAGATCtgtttttacttattttaaattgaatgaTGAGGAGGAATTCATACAGTTTACTCGTATGAATGTTCAAGCATTCAAGTATTTATACACTTTAGTCCATGCAGCATTGATTAAAAGAAGTATAAGGCCTGCTCTTCCTCCAGAGTTACGCCTCAGTTTAACGCTAAA ttACTTAGCACACGGTGATTCCATAATTAAGCATAAATGGTTTTATTCCATTGGGATGTCAACGATAAAAG ATGATTTTATGACAGATTTACACGTTCCCAACTGCTTAGGTGCTATTGACGGTAGGCACTGTCGAATAAGGAAGCTACCAAATAGTGGTAGCTTATTCTTCAAttacaaaaagttttatagCATAGTATTGATGGTATGCTGTGATTCAAAAAAACGTTTCATTTGGACAAATATTGGTGACTATG GATCCTTTAATGATGCgggaatatttaataatactgatcTTGGTCGAGGTCTTCAGCAAGGACTTATTGACTTGCCACCCCCAAAGCCTTTGCcaaattcaaatattatttctcCAAACTTTTTTATCG